AGGTTGACGTCGTGGCGAGTCCGACGATGCCGACCCCGCCGTTCGAAGTCGGCGAGAGTCTGGACGACCCGCTCAAGATGTACCTCGCGGACGCGAACACCGTCCCCGCGAATCTGGCCGACCTGCCCGCTATTTCGGTGCCTGCTGGTGAGGTTGACGGATTGCCGGTTGGGATTCAGTTCATGGGTCCGGCGTTCGGCGAGGAGACGATTGTTCGGGCGGGCAGTGCTGTGGAGAACTGACCGTTTCGTTCGATTTTCGCTTTTTGGTGAGCTATTCTGTTCGACGTAGCGACGGAAGAATCTGCAAGAGAAGTCGTCTGTATCGGATTATTCGTACGCCAAGTTCATGATCCACTGCGAGAAGGCGTCGCTCTCGGCGTCGATTTCCTCTTCACCGATGAACGGCGAGAGCATGTCGCCTGCCATCAACAGCGAGAAGTCCAAGTCGCGTGGCGCGGGCGTGATGAGATAGGTGTTGTGTCCGTTGTACACCGTCTCCTCGCGCTGGACGAGGCCCTTCTCGAACAGGGAGTCCACGATGCGACTCCCCTTGCGGGAGTCAACGTCGAGTTCCTTCCAGAAGTCGCTCTGGTGGATGCCGCCGGTCTCCCTGACGAGTTCGAGGCCCGCGAGCTCCGCTTCGCTGAGGTCCTCTTCGGATACAGCCATACCACAACGTGAGAACGGGAGCGGTTTAAAATTGATTGTCTTCGATTTCGACCCGCTCGTAGTCGGTCTCGCAGGGCTTGCCGTCGGCGAACCAGTAGCGTCCCGTTCCGTCTTCGTCGAGCGTGACCAGCGACGAGGACTTCGTCCCGTAGCCCTCCGCGTGGACGCAGGCTTTCAGGTCGTGGTCGCGCAGGACGCCTTTCACGTGGTCGAACCACGCGTCGGCCGTCTCGTGATACTCGGGATGTGCGGCTTCGCGGATGCGCTTGGCTTTCGGGGCCGCGCCGTTGTGCCCTTCGTTGACGACGACGTGAACGCCGGGTCCAAGATGCGAGGTTCGAAGGACCCCGTCCCACTCTAACAGGGTCGCCTCCTCGGCGTCGGCGACGACGAGGTTGAAGCCAGCGTACTCTCGCCCCGCGAGTTCCGTTCGGACGAACGAAACGGCGTCTGCGGCCGACTCGCTGGCGAGGGCGTCCCGGACGAGTAGACCACGCGAGCGTTCGCCGTCGATGTCCGACCGTCGATTCGTGATGGCGACGAACAAGCCCTCGTCGTTGTAGCCGAGCCACGTCCCGCCCGCTTCGGCGTCCTGTGGCGCGACGACCGTGGGGTCGCTGTCGAGGACGCCGGGCGGCCGAGAGGGGCGACCCAGTGCTTCGTCACGGTTCGCGGCGGCGGCTATCGGCGTCCCGTCGAACACCCGCCACGCGAGGATGAGCGTGCACACGGGCACTACTACGGTCGTTACCGGCTAAAAGGTCGCGGCCCCGGCAGGAAGCGGGGGCTGCCCGTCTCGTGGTCGAATACCGCTATCTTGTCAGGTAGACAAGGACTTATGCTCGTTCGGGTCGAGAGAGGGCCGGGGTTCGAGAATGATAGAGCGGATAGAGAGACGCGAACTCATCAAATTGGGAGTCGCTCTCACCGGAATCGGCGTCGTGGAGTCGGCGGGCGCGCAAGAAACGACTACCGAACAGGAGACTACCACGCAGGGCGAGGCGACGACGCTATTCGTCGCCGCCCTCTCGGGAGTCGAGCAGAACCCGCCAGTCGAGACGCCTGCGACGGGCCTCGCCATCTTCGCTGTCGGCGAAGACGGCGTGGACTACTCGCTGGCGGTGGCGAACGTCGAGAACGTCATCATGGCGCACGTCCACCTCGGCGGCCCGGACGAGAACGGCCCGGTGGGCGTCTGGCTCTATCCCAGCGTGGACGCGCGCGAGCCAGAATTACGACAGGGAGAATCGAACGGAGTCATAGCACAGGGGACCATCACGAGTGACGAGTTCGTAGGGCCGCTCGACGGCGAATCGCTGTCGGTACTGCTCGACGCCATGCGCTCGGAGGAAGCGTACGTCAACGTCCACACCCAGCAGAACGAGGCAGGCGAAATCCGCGGACAGACGCGTCCCGTCGAGACACTACTGTAGCTGACTACTCGTCGCAATCGTCACCCTCGTCGTGCTCGTCGCGCTCGTCGCGCTCGTCGCGCTCATCTCCGCGCTCGTCACACTCGCCGTCCGCTAGCAGACGCTCGCGGACGGCCTCGCGCTCGACGGTTCCGGACGCGGTCCGCGGCAGTTCGTCGGCGAACGCGATTGTCTTCGGACATTTGTAGCCCGCCAATCTATCGCGGCAGTGAGCGTCGAGGGCGTCTTCTGTGAGCGATGCGTCCCGGTCAGTCGCGTCCTCCTCCGGCACCACGAGTGCGGCGACGCGCTCGCCCCACTCGTCGTCTGCGAGGCCGACGACAGCGGCTTCGCGGATTTTCGGATGCGAGCGCAGGACCTCGACTACCTCGCCGGGGTGGACGTTCTCGCCGCCGGTGACGATGCGGTCCTCGCGCCGATTCAGAATCCAGAGTCGCCCACCGTCGTCGCGGTAGCCCACGTCGCCGGTATGGAATCCGTGGGTACCGAACGCTTCTTCCGTTGCCTCCGAATCGCCGTAGTAGCCAGTCATCACGGTCGGTCCCGAAACGACGAGTTCACCCGCTTCACCGGACGGCAGAGGAGTACCGTCGTCGTCCACCACGGTCACGTCGGTGCCGAGTAGGGGACGGCCGACCGTACCGTCGTAGTCGAACGCCTCTCGGGGGGACGCGGTGGCAATCTGAGAAGTCGTCTCGGTCATGCCGTAGGTCGGGTGGACTGGCACGCCGCGCGTCTCACAGCGCGCGAGAAGTTCGTCCGAGGCAGGTGCGCCACCGAGTAGGACGAACCGGAGCGAGTCGGCTAGGTCGGAAGCACCGAGCATCCGCCGGAGCATCGTCGGCACGAGCGAGACGCCGGTGACCTCGTACTCAGCAATCGCGGTCGTCGCGGCAGTCGCGTCGAAGCCCTCCTGCAAGACGACGGCCGTCCCGTACAGCGCCGACCGGAGGACGACCGAGAGGCCGCCCATGTGGTACATCGAGAGGCAGAGCAACCAGCGGTCCTCGGGGAGGACGCCGAGGCGGAACGCCGAGGCAGTCGCGCTGGCGAAGAAGTTCCCCATCGAGAGGGAGACTGCTTTCGGGTCGCCGGTCGTGCCGGAGGTGAACAGCATCGCCATCGTGTCTGTGGGGGACCACTCGACTGGTTCGAATTGCTGTGTTCCCTGTTCGCGCAGGGCGACCGCTCCTTTCTCCTCGGGCGAATCGACGCTTGCCACTGGAATCGTCGCGGCGCGCTCTGACGTGCTACGACGCTGCGCGACGGCGATGGCATCGGCTTCCGTCTGGCGCTCGCAGACGAGTGCCGTCACGTCTGCCGTCTCGGCCTGCCGCTCCAACTCTGGCCGAGCGAGTCTCGCGTTCAGCGGCACCAGCACCGCACCGAGTCGCATCGCCGCGTGAACGACCCTGACGAACGCCACGCGAGTCTCCATCAGCACGCCGAGGTGGTCGCCTTCTTCGACACCCCGCGCGGCGAGTTGACCAGCGGTCTCCGCGACCGCGTCGTCTAGTTCTGCGTAGCTCCATTCGGTCCCGTCGTCGGCTTCCACGAGCGCCGTCTTTTCGGGAGACGCGCGCGCTCTGTGGGTCAACCAGTCGCGCGTTGGCGGTTCCTCACGCATCGCTCTCGCCTCCGTTCTCCCCGTCGATTCCCTCGCCTCCGCTATTATTGGCACCCCACGTATCCGCGGTGCCGTTGCCGTCGCCCTGCGGGACCAGCACGTGGCCGTCTGCGACCGGGGCGATGTCCGGCCCCAAATCCGAGTCGAGCATCGTCGCGGTAGCGAGACCGCAGGCCGACACGTCCGGAATCGCGGCCGCGACGTGGACTGCCGCGGTGCGAGCGACTGCGCCGTCGATAGTCGTGGTCACGACCGGTTCGACGCCGGATTCGCGTGCGTTTCTCGCTAACTCGACCGTTCTGCTCGGGCCACCGAGTGCCATCGGCTTCAAAATCACCGCTTCGGGATTCGCGTCGAGGGCGTCTTCGAGTGGGACTTCGGCGAGCGTCTCGTCTAGTGCGACCGGTCCGTCGAGCGCGGCGAGACCCGCGATGTCGGTCGCGTCGAGCGGTTGCTCGACGTATTCGATACTCTCGCCGACCGCACCTAAGAAAGTCTGGGCCTGCCCGCGATTCCACGCGGCGTTGGCGTCGGCGCGGAGTTCGGCGTCTGGACAGGCGTCCCGGACTGCTTCGACGCGTGCGATATCAGCTGAGAGGTCTCGCGCGCCGACCTTCAGCTTCAAGCAATCGAAGCCTTCGGTGGTCGCTCGCTCTGCATCCGCTACGGTCTCCTCGACTCCGGAGTCCCCGATGGTCGCATTGGCGGGAACTCGTTCGACGACGCGGTCGGTCGATTCGTCGCCGTCGGCACGCCAGAGAGCGTCGAGATACTGGTAAAGCGGGACGCCTTCGTTGGTCGCTTCGCGGTCGGCGAGCG
The sequence above is a segment of the Halorussus halophilus genome. Coding sequences within it:
- a CDS encoding mandelate racemase/muconate lactonizing enzyme family protein, whose amino-acid sequence is MNAEIRPFSLPLASPLDTARGPIERRDGFLFRVESAGVVGVGEATPLPGWTESRDDCEQALETAIERLDAEPENPASKGVIAGMDETPAARHALDLALADREATNEGVPLYQYLDALWRADGDESTDRVVERVPANATIGDSGVEETVADAERATTEGFDCLKLKVGARDLSADIARVEAVRDACPDAELRADANAAWNRGQAQTFLGAVGESIEYVEQPLDATDIAGLAALDGPVALDETLAEVPLEDALDANPEAVILKPMALGGPSRTVELARNARESGVEPVVTTTIDGAVARTAAVHVAAAIPDVSACGLATATMLDSDLGPDIAPVADGHVLVPQGDGNGTADTWGANNSGGEGIDGENGGESDA
- a CDS encoding helix-turn-helix transcriptional regulator gives rise to the protein MAVSEEDLSEAELAGLELVRETGGIHQSDFWKELDVDSRKGSRIVDSLFEKGLVQREETVYNGHNTYLITPAPRDLDFSLLMAGDMLSPFIGEEEIDAESDAFSQWIMNLAYE
- a CDS encoding NRDE family protein, whose product is MCTLILAWRVFDGTPIAAAANRDEALGRPSRPPGVLDSDPTVVAPQDAEAGGTWLGYNDEGLFVAITNRRSDIDGERSRGLLVRDALASESAADAVSFVRTELAGREYAGFNLVVADAEEATLLEWDGVLRTSHLGPGVHVVVNEGHNGAAPKAKRIREAAHPEYHETADAWFDHVKGVLRDHDLKACVHAEGYGTKSSSLVTLDEDGTGRYWFADGKPCETDYERVEIEDNQF
- the menE gene encoding o-succinylbenzoate--CoA ligase, whose protein sequence is MREEPPTRDWLTHRARASPEKTALVEADDGTEWSYAELDDAVAETAGQLAARGVEEGDHLGVLMETRVAFVRVVHAAMRLGAVLVPLNARLARPELERQAETADVTALVCERQTEADAIAVAQRRSTSERAATIPVASVDSPEEKGAVALREQGTQQFEPVEWSPTDTMAMLFTSGTTGDPKAVSLSMGNFFASATASAFRLGVLPEDRWLLCLSMYHMGGLSVVLRSALYGTAVVLQEGFDATAATTAIAEYEVTGVSLVPTMLRRMLGASDLADSLRFVLLGGAPASDELLARCETRGVPVHPTYGMTETTSQIATASPREAFDYDGTVGRPLLGTDVTVVDDDGTPLPSGEAGELVVSGPTVMTGYYGDSEATEEAFGTHGFHTGDVGYRDDGGRLWILNRREDRIVTGGENVHPGEVVEVLRSHPKIREAAVVGLADDEWGERVAALVVPEEDATDRDASLTEDALDAHCRDRLAGYKCPKTIAFADELPRTASGTVEREAVRERLLADGECDERGDERDERDERDEHDEGDDCDE
- a CDS encoding CHRD domain-containing protein: MIERIERRELIKLGVALTGIGVVESAGAQETTTEQETTTQGEATTLFVAALSGVEQNPPVETPATGLAIFAVGEDGVDYSLAVANVENVIMAHVHLGGPDENGPVGVWLYPSVDAREPELRQGESNGVIAQGTITSDEFVGPLDGESLSVLLDAMRSEEAYVNVHTQQNEAGEIRGQTRPVETLL